A region of Diospyros lotus cultivar Yz01 chromosome 3, ASM1463336v1, whole genome shotgun sequence DNA encodes the following proteins:
- the LOC127798538 gene encoding serine/threonine-protein kinase PBS1-like isoform X1, with amino-acid sequence MDCFPCFESREEENLTLDKQREHRKETHQTIHSNISRLSSGAERLKSRSNAGPRRVSLAPKDAPEVNIAAQTFTFRELAAATKNFRPESFLGEGGFGCVYKGRLESTGQVVAVKQLDSNGLQGNREFLVEVLMLSLLDHNNLVNLIGYCADGDQRLLVYEFMPLGSLEDHLHDLPPDKEPLDWHTRMKIAAGAAKGLEYLHDKANPPVIYRDFKSSNILLDEGYHPKLSDFGLAKLGPTGDKSHVSTRVMGTHGYCAPEYAMTGQLTVKSDVYSFGVVFLELITGRKAIDSTRSTGEQNLITWARPLFNDRRKFAKLADPRLHGQYPMRGLYQALAVASMCIQEQAAARPLIVDVVTALSYLVNQAYDSNNAAIHSYRLLGDEDEKRSKDDSDKGGRILKNDEVGGSRSERDDAPRETRRILNRDPDRERAVAEAKMWGENWRKKDIK; translated from the exons ATGGATTGTTTCCCGTGTTTTGAATCAAGGGAGGAGGAAAACCTCACTCTGGATAAACAAAGAGAACATCGCAAGGAAACCCATCAAACCATCCACTCCAACATATCTAGATTGTCTTCTG GAGCAGAAAGACTCAAATCAAGAAGCAATGCTGGACCGAGAAGGGTGTCATTGGCTCCAAAGGATGCACCTGAGGTTAACATTGCTGCCCAAACATTCACCTTCCGTGAACTTGCTGCAGCAACAAAGAATTTTAGGCCAGAGTCTTTCTTAGGAGAAGGAGGATTTGGGTGTGTGTATAAAGGGCGACTTGAAAGCACTGGACAG GTTGTTGCAGTCAAGCAATTGGATAGTAATGGGCTTCAGGGTAACAGGGAATTTCTTGTGGAAGTTCTCATGCTTAGCCTTTTGGATCATAATAATCTAGTGAATTTGATTGGGTACTGCGCTGATGGGGACCAGCGACTTCTTGTTTATGAATTCATGCCGCTAGGGTCTTTGGAAGATCACCTTCATG ATCTTCCACCAGACAAAGAACCACTAGATTGGCACACAAGAATGAAGATAGCAGCTGGAGCAGCGAAAGGTTTGGAATACCTCCATGACAAAGCAAACCCTCCAGTAATTTATAGGGACTTCAAGTCCTCAAACATATTATTGGATGAAGGATACCACCCAAAGCTTTCTGACTTTGGGCTTGCGAAACTTGGACCTACTGGGGACAAGTCTCATGTTTCAACCAGGGTCATGGGCACCCATGGTTATTGTGCTCCTGAGTATGCCATGACAGGGCAACTGACAGTGAAATCAGATGTTTACAGCTTTggagttgttttcttagaaCTTATTACCGGACGTAAAGCCATTGACAGCACCCGATCCACTGGAGAACAGAACCTCATAACATGG GCTCGCCCCTTGTTCAATGACCGTAGGAAGTTTGCAAAATTGGCTGACCCACGACTTCATGGTCAGTATCCTATGAGGGGTCTCTACCAAGCTCTAGCTGTGGCATCAATGTGCATCCAGGAGCAGGCTGCTGCCCGTCCTCTTATCGTGGACGTAGTCACTGCCCTCTCTTACCTGGTAAACCAGGCTTATGATTCCAATAATGCTGCAATACATAGCTACAGGCTCTTGGGGGACGAGGATGAGAAAAGAAGCAAAGATGACAGTGACAAAGGTGGGAGGATATTGAAAAATGATGAAGTGGGAGGATCCAGGTCTGAAAGAGATGATGCTCCAAGAGAAACAAGAAGGATTTTGAATCGGGACCCTGATCGAGAGCGAGCTGTTGCAGAGGCCAAAATGTGGGGAGAAAATTGGCGGAAAAAAGACATCAAATAG
- the LOC127798538 gene encoding serine/threonine-protein kinase PBS1-like isoform X2: MLSLLDHNNLVNLIGYCADGDQRLLVYEFMPLGSLEDHLHDLPPDKEPLDWHTRMKIAAGAAKGLEYLHDKANPPVIYRDFKSSNILLDEGYHPKLSDFGLAKLGPTGDKSHVSTRVMGTHGYCAPEYAMTGQLTVKSDVYSFGVVFLELITGRKAIDSTRSTGEQNLITWARPLFNDRRKFAKLADPRLHGQYPMRGLYQALAVASMCIQEQAAARPLIVDVVTALSYLVNQAYDSNNAAIHSYRLLGDEDEKRSKDDSDKGGRILKNDEVGGSRSERDDAPRETRRILNRDPDRERAVAEAKMWGENWRKKDIK, from the exons ATGCTTAGCCTTTTGGATCATAATAATCTAGTGAATTTGATTGGGTACTGCGCTGATGGGGACCAGCGACTTCTTGTTTATGAATTCATGCCGCTAGGGTCTTTGGAAGATCACCTTCATG ATCTTCCACCAGACAAAGAACCACTAGATTGGCACACAAGAATGAAGATAGCAGCTGGAGCAGCGAAAGGTTTGGAATACCTCCATGACAAAGCAAACCCTCCAGTAATTTATAGGGACTTCAAGTCCTCAAACATATTATTGGATGAAGGATACCACCCAAAGCTTTCTGACTTTGGGCTTGCGAAACTTGGACCTACTGGGGACAAGTCTCATGTTTCAACCAGGGTCATGGGCACCCATGGTTATTGTGCTCCTGAGTATGCCATGACAGGGCAACTGACAGTGAAATCAGATGTTTACAGCTTTggagttgttttcttagaaCTTATTACCGGACGTAAAGCCATTGACAGCACCCGATCCACTGGAGAACAGAACCTCATAACATGG GCTCGCCCCTTGTTCAATGACCGTAGGAAGTTTGCAAAATTGGCTGACCCACGACTTCATGGTCAGTATCCTATGAGGGGTCTCTACCAAGCTCTAGCTGTGGCATCAATGTGCATCCAGGAGCAGGCTGCTGCCCGTCCTCTTATCGTGGACGTAGTCACTGCCCTCTCTTACCTGGTAAACCAGGCTTATGATTCCAATAATGCTGCAATACATAGCTACAGGCTCTTGGGGGACGAGGATGAGAAAAGAAGCAAAGATGACAGTGACAAAGGTGGGAGGATATTGAAAAATGATGAAGTGGGAGGATCCAGGTCTGAAAGAGATGATGCTCCAAGAGAAACAAGAAGGATTTTGAATCGGGACCCTGATCGAGAGCGAGCTGTTGCAGAGGCCAAAATGTGGGGAGAAAATTGGCGGAAAAAAGACATCAAATAG
- the LOC127796820 gene encoding uncharacterized protein LOC127796820: MDLSERDESDSSSSHHSRSANRVTNDGRQEERSGPSENRFDRMERILEGMLTHVTRNEPSRHTTHVLDQYRRQRPPVFRGKAEDDPCMAEYWMEQTEKLLQHLQCSDEDKVNCATFMLEEDAARWWQSAQRALQRTPRQVEQDPRPRQAQPKAQKFVGGLKVGLQQALSSWTLDTYNEALHRALSTETNLLRVSLIRSDEKKKDPKGGEHKSDGRNSKSNEPCSRCGKVHSGKQCFQGHIRCFSCGEEGHKQNDCPKNKEAPPTGNRMRITCFSCQQPGHYSSECPKRQKVEQMGKANEAQKPRPGRVFYLSKDDDDIYWTKEKGTSS; this comes from the exons ATGGATCTCAGCGAGCGAGATGAAAGTGACAGTAGTAGCAGTCATCATAGCCGTTCTGCGAATCGTGTCACAAACGATGGACGACAAGAGGAGCGATCAGGTCCTAGTGAGAATAGATTTGATCGAATGGAAAGAATCTTAGAAGGCATGCTGACACATGTAACGAGGAACGAGCCATCGAGGCATACAACTCATGTGTTGGATCAGTATCGCCGACAGAGACCCCCAGTGTTCAGGGGAAAAGCAGAAGACGACCCCTGCATGGCGGAATACTGGATGGAGCAAACCGAGAAGCTGCTCCAACATTTGCAGTGCAGTGACGAAGATAAGGTCAACTGTGCTACATTCATGCTTGAGGAAGACGCTGCacgatggtggcaatcagcCCAGCGAGCTTTGCAAAGGACACCTAGGCAAGTGGAACAAGATCCAAGGCCAAGGCAAGCTCAACCT AAAGCCCAGAAATTTGTGGGTGGATTGAAAGTAGGACTGCAGCAAGCTCTTAGCTCGTGGACTTTGGACACCTACAATGAGGCATTGCATAGAGCCTTATCCACTGAGACTAATCTACTACGAGTTAGTTTGATTCGATcggatgagaagaagaaagatccgAAAGGTGGGGAGCATAAATCAGATGGAAGGAACTCCAAAAGCAATGAGCCATGTTCTCGATGTGGCAAGGTACACTCCGGGAAACAATGTTTCCAAGGACATATTCGATGTTTTTCGTGTGGTGAAGAGGGACACAAGCAAAATGATTGTCCTAAGAATAAAGAGGCACCACCAACCGGGAATCGAATGAGGATTACATGTTTTTCGTGTCAACAACCTGGTCACTACTCGAGCGAATGTCCAAAGAGGCAGAAGGTGGAACAAATGGGAAAAGCAAACGAGGCTCAAAAACCTCGCCCTGGACGAGTTTTCTACCTGTCAAAGGATGACGACGATATCTACTGGACAAAAGAGAAAGGTACGTCGAGTTAA